Proteins co-encoded in one Granulicella cerasi genomic window:
- a CDS encoding translation elongation factor Ts — MSEAVKIDAKLVKELREKSGAPMGDCLKALQEAKGDMEDAFVVLRKRGVASAAKKASRSTNEGAVGTYIHAGGKIGVLLELNCESDFVARTDDFQDLLKDVAMHIAAVDPKYVGKDEVTPADIEKEKEVYRAQAAASGKPANIIEKMLEGKMSKYYEEVCLLEQPFIKEASLTIAQLIAQKVAKLGENISVRRFARFKIGESTATFAQAIIAPATEEAAS, encoded by the coding sequence ATGTCTGAAGCTGTGAAGATTGATGCCAAGCTGGTAAAGGAATTGCGCGAGAAGTCTGGCGCTCCCATGGGCGACTGCCTCAAGGCGCTCCAGGAAGCTAAGGGCGACATGGAAGATGCTTTCGTGGTGCTGCGTAAGCGCGGCGTGGCTTCGGCCGCAAAGAAGGCTTCGCGCTCGACCAACGAAGGCGCTGTAGGCACGTACATCCACGCCGGCGGCAAGATCGGCGTTCTGCTCGAGCTCAACTGCGAGTCGGACTTCGTGGCCCGCACCGACGACTTCCAGGACCTGCTGAAGGACGTTGCAATGCACATCGCCGCTGTCGACCCGAAGTACGTCGGCAAGGACGAAGTGACGCCTGCTGACATCGAGAAGGAAAAGGAAGTCTACCGTGCGCAGGCAGCTGCGTCCGGCAAGCCGGCGAACATCATCGAAAAGATGCTCGAGGGCAAAATGTCGAAGTACTACGAAGAGGTCTGCCTCCTCGAGCAGCCGTTCATCAAGGAAGCCTCGCTGACGATCGCGCAGCTGATCGCACAGAAGGTCGCCAAGCTCGGCGAGAACATCTCGGTCCGCCGCTTCGCCCGCTTCAAGATCGGCGAATCGACCGCAACGTTCGCTCAGGCGATCATCGCTCCCGCAACGGAAGAAGCCGCTTCGTAA
- a CDS encoding RtcB family protein gives MKIIDNIPVFGEHEANTLEQARLCARSADRFALMADGHLGYGVPIGGVIASESRISPTAVGFDIACGNKAVRLDMPGSELRANIHRLMEEIWQTLSFGVGRKNSERVEHPLFERDGHEGWSTEAAAPLKRKAEAQLGTIGSGNHYVDLFTDEEDRVWVGVHFGSRGLGHGIATWFLKAAGATDGMMVEPVWLDVDSDLGQQYIAAMKLGGAYAYAGRDWLCERVAKLLGAPILDEVHNHHNFAWLEVHDGKQMWVCRKGATPAFPGQRGFVGGTMGEQSVILEGVTPDLATVAGRTLVEEQRASMYSTVHGAGRVLGRKQAAGVRDRRTGAIKREGLVKPEMMQEWLQRSNVVLKGGGLDESPHCYKRLDEVIEAQGATIRTLHTLTPVGVAMAGSDEFDPYKD, from the coding sequence ATGAAGATCATCGACAATATCCCCGTATTCGGAGAACACGAAGCAAACACGCTGGAGCAGGCACGTCTCTGCGCGCGGTCCGCGGACCGCTTCGCCCTGATGGCGGACGGACACCTCGGCTACGGCGTGCCGATCGGCGGCGTAATCGCGAGCGAGTCCCGCATCAGCCCCACAGCCGTCGGCTTTGATATTGCCTGCGGCAACAAGGCTGTGCGTCTTGATATGCCCGGCAGCGAGCTGCGCGCCAACATTCATCGCCTGATGGAAGAGATCTGGCAAACATTGAGCTTCGGCGTAGGACGTAAGAACTCCGAACGCGTGGAGCACCCACTCTTCGAGCGCGACGGCCACGAGGGATGGTCCACCGAAGCAGCTGCGCCGCTGAAGCGTAAGGCTGAAGCCCAGCTCGGAACGATCGGAAGCGGCAACCACTACGTCGATCTCTTCACGGACGAGGAAGATCGTGTGTGGGTGGGCGTTCACTTCGGCTCGCGCGGTCTCGGCCACGGCATTGCAACCTGGTTCCTCAAGGCTGCAGGCGCCACGGACGGCATGATGGTTGAGCCCGTATGGCTGGATGTCGACTCCGATCTCGGGCAGCAGTACATCGCGGCCATGAAACTCGGCGGTGCGTATGCTTATGCGGGCCGCGACTGGCTCTGTGAACGCGTAGCAAAGCTGCTCGGCGCGCCCATTCTGGATGAGGTGCACAATCACCACAACTTCGCGTGGCTGGAAGTGCACGATGGAAAGCAGATGTGGGTTTGCCGCAAGGGCGCGACACCTGCCTTCCCCGGCCAGCGTGGTTTTGTCGGAGGCACCATGGGCGAGCAGTCTGTGATTCTTGAGGGCGTCACTCCCGATCTGGCCACCGTCGCGGGACGCACCCTTGTGGAGGAGCAGCGCGCGTCAATGTACTCTACCGTTCATGGCGCTGGTCGTGTCCTGGGCCGCAAGCAAGCTGCGGGTGTTCGTGACCGCAGGACGGGCGCGATCAAGCGCGAGGGCCTGGTGAAGCCTGAGATGATGCAAGAGTGGCTGCAACGCTCGAACGTCGTCTTGAAGGGCGGTGGTCTCGACGAATCACCGCACTGCTACAAGCGTCTCGATGAGGTGATCGAGGCGCAGGGCGCAACCATTCGTACTCTGCACACGCTCACGCCCGTAGGCGTCGC